CTGATAAGAAGCTCCACAATCTCATTCTTGAAGTCAGGAGTGTATTGATATGTGTGGAAAATGccaagaaatgaaaataagCGACAGTATTGTAGCTATCTCCTTGGACTTTTTAGTGTGATCTCTTAAGGGGGTTAGAAAATGTGTCAAAACTTAATGCAAACCCGTTATAGATGTCTTGgcaacaaagaaaatgtgTTTTCTTGGCGTCAATGAAATTTGCGTGAAGGACTCTTTTTCTTGGCAGAGcgcaaaaacaaaataaagataTCAAAGACTAAAACTGGTTTAGTTTTTCAGTGAATGGTGGTAAAGTTCTTTGGGCTAATGCTATAGCTAGTGGAAAGGAAAAACAGTTTGagcaatttttttgattccaattcaaGGGAAGATTAGATGGAATATAAATAATTTTATGTGGATGGAGTATTTTTGACGGAAAGGGCTTTTatgaaaaaaaacaaaaaaaaaaaaaagaaaaagaatttaatATTTTCCATCAGTTacacaaattcaaaaaaaaaaacaaattaaCTTACCAAGGCgacaaaacaaaacaatgtaTAAACTCTAGAATTATGAAAAGAGGAGTTACATGTTTAATGGAAAGCTTCCTCACCTCTTCAACGTCTGTAGCTATTGAGCGACATCAGAGTATATTATGAGCATTGACAATATTATAACCCATGTTggcaatttgttgaattcgGTGTGGCTGCTCATAAAAAAAAGAACTAATTTGGTTTTCGTTGGAACGTATACAGgattgaattgttttctCAGACACTATTCTCTAATTGGCTACTTCGATATATTGTATTGCAATATGTTGCATTGTTTTTATTATGTACAATGTACTAAAATTAAAAGCTACTGATTAAATCTGATAATGTACAGCGGCATAAAGTTTATTGTTTCATTTGTGTTAAATTAGTATTTTTGTTGCATAATGCACGACTCGCATTTTAATCTCTGTTTTCCAAAAGTAAGAAGTTTATTGGATAATGTAACAACAATGGATTTTAACCAAACAGGTCATACAGTTAATTGTAACATCGCTTAAtgacaaatgaaaaagGGAATGGTTAACAATAGTAACAAAATATGTCAAGAATAGGATATTATTAACTATTTAACAAAATCTAGAATTAGTGGAGCCTTTGCGTTATTGTGCCGTCCCATTCAAATGAAAGGAAATGTTAGTTTTTGCGTATCTATTCGAAAACAGAGTGAAACCCTTTTCCTTTCAATGGCCCTTcgtttgattgattgaaagTCATTTGATATCTATATTATTTTTCATTGGTTGAAAACGGTTCTATTCGACAAAGGCGGCTCAACTTTAGTTTCTTCGTATAACAAATAGTTATGTAGGCTTTAAGCTACATATCAAATATGTTGTTCCTTACTAAATATTAAATTCAGCgaattacaaaaaattgtctttttcttttttgtctGTCTGATTctattttgtatttgtgtTATTATTAACAGTTGATGTTTTATATTGTTTGCGTGAACACCTGTCagttttttgttgagttaTAACAACAACTCTAAACACGTTGTTGTAGTTATATTGTATTTGAGCCGTTTCCTCGGGATTCGAAataatttaaattgttATTCATCTGATTGGATATACCTTAATTGTGAGTGAGTagttttgatgataaaagCTTTGTGTGTATTGTGTGAGATTTTCCAAGCTGGTGATAAGTTTGGTCTTTTGGTTTGACATTTGTCCACAAAATATACCATTTCGTACCtatattttgcaaccaaaataTGTCGATCCTCTTTGTTATTCGATAAGCGAGtatcatttcatcaaatacaataatCTTTGTACCATTGTTCTTCCTCGTTTAGCTCCAACGAAAAGGCACTTTCAAGTCCATCTCGCATCTTTCTTACATTTTATTAGGTTTAGCACGGGTAAAGGTTTATTAACTATAATCATACTATATTTATATATGTTATAAAAGAACGTGATAGAAATGAGTTTGATCCTTGGGGGGTACAAGAAAACACATCATTCCTATATTAAAAATGGGTTGGGGGGGGTAAGTATTTGGGCGATCTCTTTCATCAAATCTCTAAAAAAACATGTTACTTCTTCCGCATCTCCTGAACTATCTCAGTTAACATTATGGTCTAATTGAACAACGCTGTAACACTGGGAACCTACGGTCAAGGGAAAagtatttcaaaaagacCCTGTATCTTTTCTTGATACTTTATAGCAAAGGGTCTTTACGCACACACTTTTTAACCACCTTCTCCCTCTCTTGTCATTCTAGCATCCAACTATTTGTAATTAAAGAAGCTTTGCTTCTTTCCTTAATGTTTATGAGTTGAGGATCCttcagttgaagaagtttgTCTAACAATTTCAGCACCGctatcatcttcatcatccaaatcaacatcCAAGTCTCTTGCAactctttcttcaacatcgCTAATATCTTGCATACCGTAAAAGGCAATAGCAGCCAAACCAACTACTCCGGCAATACATGAAAACACCAAGGCAACAATACCTCTAGCAGTAAATCCGGTAGGTAATCTCTTGTGTTGGACGTTTTCACCGGTTAAATCTAACAAATGAACATCATTACCAGCAGCATTACCTTTCCAAGGAACACCAActttttcacaaatttCCTTGTGGTTGTCTGtaatttgttgagttgCGTTATTTTGGATTCCGGCTGGGTCctcaaccaattgaatagCCAAACCTTGATCCAAATGCCATTCAATGTGACAGTGGAAAAGCCAAACACCTGGATTATCAGCCTTGAAACGCAAAACCATGTATGACTGTGGTTGCAAGAATACAGTGTCTCTCATCATTGGGTATTCTGGCCATTCAGCATGGTCGCTTGCATTGTAGGCAACTGgatcatcatcgtcatcaatAGCTTCATGtctttcaatcaattggaaaacgTGACCGTGCAAGTGGAATGGATGTTTACCAGTATCCAAGTTGTTGAGCACAATATCAACGACGTCATCCTTTTGTAAGACAaatgtgtttgtgtttgtacCGTAAACCAATTCATTACTAGCTTCATCACCGGCTGACAAGACAGTGAGTAAAGTTGGCACCCTTGGCTTAGTGTAggtgatgttgttgaagaaagcaTAGTTGATACCATCACCCAAGTTATCCATTTGAACTTGAATAGTAACAGTGTaatcagcatcatcatAAAGTTTCTCTTTTGACAATGGTACAAGGTAGAAATCATCAAAGTATGCATCAAGTTCATCTTGAGTCA
This region of Candida orthopsilosis Co 90-125, chromosome 6 draft sequence genomic DNA includes:
- a CDS encoding Fet3 multicopper oxidase, whose amino-acid sequence is MPKFLSRFNPTGAELIPQNILFNETRNETWKVEPNKTYLLRIINMGRFLSHYVWMEDHDMTIVEVDGVYVEKNTTDLIYITVAQRYTVLVTTKNSTDKNYAFMHRLDPDMLDTQPDDLQLNGTNTIMYNEKLGEAESYDLTQDELDAYFDDFYLVPLSKEKLYDDADYTVTIQVQMDNLGDGINYAFFNNITYTKPRVPTLLTVLSAGDEASNELVYGTNTNTFVLQKDDVVDIVLNNLDTGKHPFHLHGHVFQLIERHEAIDDDDDPVAYNASDHAEWPEYPMMRDTVFLQPQSYMVLRFKADNPGVWLFHCHIEWHLDQGLAIQLVEDPAGIQNNATQQITDNHKEICEKVGVPWKGNAAGNDVHLLDLTGENVQHKRLPTGFTARGIVALVFSCIAGVVGLAAIAFYGMQDISDVEERVARDLDVDLDDEDDSGAEIVRQTSSTEGSSTHKH